The following DNA comes from Marinilactibacillus sp. Marseille-P9653.
TGTACTTCACTATTCAGTCCAGTTAGACACATCTACGAAAGGTGCATCTGTCCATAGTCTTTCCAATTGATAAAATTCTCTTTCCTCTTGGTTGAATAAGTGGACGATCACTTCTCCTAAATCAATCAATATCCAGTTTCCGCCGTCCTTACCTTCGACATTTCTAACTTCAACTTGATTTTCTTCTGCTGCATCTTTAATAGCTTCTGTTATCGCAGAAATTTGTCTTTCATTATTTCCATGTGTGACAACAAAATAATCAGCCAGTAAAGAAACACCTCTCATATCAAGTGCGACGATTTCTTCGGATAGTTTGTCATCTGCTGCTTTTACTACGAATTCTAGAATTTGCTCTGCTGTTTTAGTCATGTAATTCCTCCTGTTTTTGTACGACCCATGCATTATATGTTTCAATGGCTTTTGGGTAGATTTTTACGTTTTTATTTAATAAGTGCTTCAGTGTTTTGAACGTCGCATAGGCTATGCCTTTTTCCATATCTATTTCAGCTAGTTTTCTAGCTTTATCAACACCTTTAAAGGTGCGATTGGGCTCGATATAGTCTGCTAGATAGATGATCTGCTCAACAATTCCCATATGAGGAGAGCCTACAGTATGATGACGTATTGCATCCAATATGTCCTGATCTTGAATGGAGAACTGATTTCTAACAACTACAGCGCCTACTGGTCCATGCCAGATATTGTTACCATACTGAAGCAATTCCAGGTCCATATTTTCACTGATAATGATATCTCGCATCTCTTCGTCAGATTGTTCTTTTGCGAAATCATGAAGCAATGCCGCAATACTCACTTGCTCAAGATTCGCTCCATATCTTTCAGCTAGTTCTAGAGCGGCTTGTTCTACCCCTTTAACATGAGTGAAGCGTTTATCACTCATTACTTGGCTGACTTGTTCGAGAAGCTCTTCTCTAGAAAGGTCGATATATGCATTAGAATACGTTACTGTTTTAAGTTTCAATGTCATACAACCCTTCCTTTTCGATATATTGGATGACTGAATCAGGTATAAGGTAATTCACTGAACAGTGATCCATTATTTTCTGACGAACTAGACTAGAGCTAATTTCAATATTTGGAACATCAATAAAGATTAGCGGATACTCTGTTTCGACCGAATAGGACGGCCGATTGACCGCAACAAATTGTATAAGGTTGATCAATTCTTCTACTTTATACCATGTGGGGAGGTTTTCAACCATATCTGCCCCAATAATAAAATAATAGTCTATTTCTGGATTTTCTTCAGTTAACCTACGAATGGTGTCGTAAGTATAACTCTTTCCACCACGCTGGATCTCAGACAATTCAACCTCAAAGTCCGGTCGTTCAGCTATCGCTTGCTCAACCATTTTGACTCTGTGTTTTGCATCGATTGTTTTTTTGCCTTGTGCATGCGGAGGTTCAGCGGATGGAAGAAAAAGAATCTTTTCAAGTCCAAGCTGATTCTTGACCTGATCTGCTATAATCAAATGGCCCAAATGTGGCGGATTGAATGTTCCACCTAGAATACCAACTTTTTTTCTTTCATCTAACAGCGTACTCTCAAACATCACTTGAGGTTCAATGACTTTAGATAGTTTTTCAGACACTTTCCTTCGCCTTCCTTACTCTTTCTTTTCGTTAATTTGAGCGGGGTAATCTAGTTGAATAAGCTTGGTACTTTTCTTTTTTAGATGGTTTGAACAATACAAGTACTTTACCAATCGTTTGCACAACGTCTATAGAAGAATGATCTTCAATGAAAGCTTTCGCTTCTTTAGGCTCTAAATCTGTGTTTTGAAGTAATTGAACTTTCATCAATTCTCTGTTCTCGATTGATTCTTCAAATTCTGCTACCATTTCTTCTGTTAGACCGTTTTTTCCGATCTGGAAGATTGGAGACATTTCGTTAGCTTGTGCTCTTAAAAATCTTTTTTGCTTTCCAGTGAGTTTCATAGTTTTGTCCTTCCTTGAATCTGCTTAGTTTCGTTAAATTAATGATTTTCTGATTATGATATCGACGCCTTTAGGAGCCCATCCGGCAACTTTTGTTCCAGCATGTTCGATTGAGATCCAACCTAATCCAGAAAACACTAAATCAGTAGGTTCTTTGATCATAAATTCGAATCGTTTTAATTCTGGAAGTGTATCTAGACTTTCTTCGAAAGGAGGCGTTAACACTGCCCCTTTTTGTCTTGCATACAGGTCATCCGCTTTTTCTAGTTTTGTTCTGTGTATAGTCAATTCATTGGATAAATAACAAACAAAAGGTTGCTTACCGTTACCCTTGATATAGTCAAATCTTGCTAATCCACCAAGAAACAGTGTTTGCTCTTCGTTTAATTGATATACTTTTGGTTTAATTTCTTTTCTAGGTGTTACGTACTTCAGTTCTTTTGGAGTTAGATAATGGGCAATTTGAGAAGATTGAATAATTCCTGGTGTATCGACTAGTACGTGGTTATCATCCAGAGGTATTTCTATCTTACCAAGTGTTGTACCAGGGAAATAAGATGTTGTAATCACATCTTCAGTATCCGTAGCGAGCTTAATAATTTGATTAATCAGGGTTGATTTACCAACATTTGTCGTCCCAACGACATATACATCTTGTCCATTACGTTCTTTGTCGATCATTTTCATTAATGCTTCTACTGAATCAGCTTTGACCGCACTAGTTAAGAAAACTGCTTTTGGGTGTAAACCTGCTTCATGAGCTCGTTCTGTAAGCCACTGTCTCATTTTTCCTTCTTTTAAAGATTTAGGAAGCAAGTCTGTTTTGTTTCCTACTAGAATCACCGGATTATTTCCAGCAAATCGTTGAATTCCAGGAATAAAACTTCCATTGAAATCAAAAATATCTACAATATTGATGATTAAGGCTTTTTTATCGCTAATTTCGTGTAGCATATTCAAAAAATCAGCATCTGTTAGCTCAACGTCTTGAACTTCATTATAATGTCTTAACCGAAAACATCGTTTACAGTAAACTTCTTGGTCTTCATCAATATTATTGATAACGGATTGCGGTAAAAATCCAGCTTTATTATCGTGTTCGGACTGTAGTACTGCACCACAACCGATACAGATCATATCAGTGTCGTTAGACTCGTTCATGGATTGAGTTCCTCCATTTCATATCAGGATCTTTTTTTATAAGGTAATTCATAATTTTCAGTTCGATAAATCGATTGAATCTAGTATTCCAAGCATCTGAATCTAGTATGGGTTTCACAAGCACACTTCGAATACCAGCATGATTAGCGCCTTTTATATCAGTTATAATTTGATCACCAACCATTAAGATTTCATCTTTCGTCATATCAAATTGCGCTTGAGCTTGTTTAAACCCTTTCTGAAGAGGTTTCATTGCGTTGGGGATGAAGTCAAGCTCTAGCAAAGTAGCTACTTTACCCACTCTTTTACGTTTATTATTTGAGATAATGACAACATGAATGCCACTTTTCTTCATCAATTCTATCCACTCTAGTGTTTCTTCCGTTGCTTCAGGATTATTCCATGCAATGAGCGTATTATCAAGATCTGTCAATACAACTTTTATGTTTTTTTTCTTCAACTGTTCAGGCGTAATTTGATAAATGGAATTGACCATCCAAGTTGGCTTGAAACTGTTTAGCATTCGCTTCTTCCTTTCCAATGAGATGAACCGTTCTCGTTGACGACTATTTATATATTACAGGCTCTCGCAGGAAGAGCATTGGCCTAATAAATGGGTTCTATAAATATTCAAAAAAATAGGAAGCACCGTTAAGCACTTCCTATGTGCATGACTTTAATCTTCAGTCGAAGTTGCTGGTTGTACGAGTTCTAAAATCTCAACAGCGACATAGTCAATGTTATCAAATTCATACGTCTGCGCACTTGTACGATCTTCCAATTCATACATGCGTGAGGCTTTGTCATAACGAACGATACATTGCTCCTTGCCGTCTTTTTCAAATCTTCTGACTTGGACTTCATCGCTTTCGTCTTCTCTCATCGCATCTAATCTTCTTATAATCGGTATAAGTTGGGATGGTTTCATCTGGTATTCCCCTTCCTGCTTGTCTTCTAAACTTTCACTTACTTATTTTACCAGATTTCCCTGTAAATTACAGTAAGAGAGCTGGTTCTTTTTCAAGATCTCACCTTAAATGATAAAAATAAAAGAATTCCCTACTTTTTTTCTCATAGTATGATAAAATGATTTCTAACAATCATTAGGAGGATCTTCATGGATATGACCAATTTGCACCAATTATTCAATGCCCAGACACAAGAAATCGAAATATCCGGAATACGATTATTTGACGAAAAAATTGCTTCTATAGATGGTTTGATTAAATTGACTTTAGGTCAGCCAGATTTCCCAACTCCTCAGCACGTTAAAGATGCAGGTATTGAAGCCATAAAGAATAATCTATCTTTTTACACAGGTATGGCTGGAGAATTACGCTTAAGAGAAGCTGTGGCCAACTTTATGAAAGTGAAGTACAACATTTCCTATGATCCTCAATCAGAGATTCTTTCAACTGTCGGCGCAACTGAAGCTTTGGCAGCATCCTTGCTCGCGATTTTAAACCCTGGAGATAAAGTACTGATCCCTTCTCCGTTCTTTTCACTATACGAGCCACTCGTCATTTTAGGGAAGGCTGAACCCGTTTATATCGATACTACTGGAAATGATTTTATTCTTTCACCGGAAATGATTCAAGAAGCGATGTCTATACATGGAGATAAAGTGAAGGCTATTATCTTGAATTATCCAACGAATCCTACAGGGGTAACTTGGAATCGCGAAGAAGTCATTGCAATCGCCAATACATTGAAACAATATCCTGATGTTTTTGCAATCAGTGATGAAATTTATAGCGAACTGGTTTATGAAGGTAGCCATATTTCTCTTGGAGAATATCTTTTTGATCAGACGATTGTTGTCAACGGTCTTTCAAAATCGCATGCTATGACCGGGTGGAGACTTGGATTCACTTTAGCTCCAAAAGCAATTACGCAACAAATTATTAAAGTTCATCAGTATCTTGTAACGAGTGCTTCCAGTATCACTCAATACGCTGGAATTGAAGCACTGGAAAACGGCATGGATGATGCTCTTCCCATGCGAGAAGAGTACAAGAAAAGAAGAGATTATATTTATGAAATCATGCATAGATTAGGGTTTGAAATTGCTAAACCAAACGGAGCTTTTTATATATTCGCAAAAATTCCTGAAGGTTATATCCAAAACAGCTTTGACTTTTGCTATGATCTAGCTCAAAAAGCTAAAGTTGGATTTATTCCTGGTGTTGCTTTCGGCAAAGCAGGAGAAGGTTTTGTTCGATTAAGTTATGCTTCCAGTATGGCTGAAATCGAAGAAGCTATGCACCGATTGACAAAATACATGGAACAACCATCAGTAAACTAGAAAAAAGCCAATCAGCACTGATTGGCTTTTTTCTATATATTAGTCTTTCCACCATAACTGAATTAAAGCTTGTGTGCCTTCATCTGCATGCCCAGCTTCTTTTAGTTGATCATAGAGTGCTTTAGCATTTTTTGTAGAAGGTAGATCTAGTCCCATTTTGTCAGCTTCGTCTAGAGCGATACCAAGATCTTTAATAAAATGTTTGACAAAGAATCCTGCTGAGTAGTCTTTTTTAAGAATACGTGGACCGTAGTTTTGAAGTGACCAGTTAGCAGCACTTCCTCCACCAACTGTCTTCAGCACTTTTTCCAGATTTAATCCAGCTGCTTTAGCGTAGACAAGTAATTCAGATAGTCCAGTCATCGTTCCGGCTATCATAATTTGATTAGCCATTTTAGTATGTTGACCACTTCCTGCTGCTCCTTGTAACTCAAGCGTTCCAGAAAACGTCATAAAAATAGGCTCAACTTGCTTGAAGGTTGATTCATCTCCACCTACCATAGTCGTTACTGTCCCATTTTTTGCCCCTAGATCGCCTCCAGAAACTGGAGCATCTAACGAGTGTACGTTCTTTTCTTTTGCCGTATCGTAAATTCTCTGAGCAAGAGATGGCTTACTCGTTGTCAGATCTACTAGGACAGATCCTTCGTTGACCCCTTCAAAAATTCCGTTTTCTCCATAGTAAACTTCTTCTACATCTTCAGGAAATCCTACCATCGTAAAAATCAGCTCACTAGATTTAGCAATCTCTTTTGGTGTTTCTTTCCATTGCGCACCATTATTAATCAGCTCTTCTGCTTTGCTTTTTGTACGATTATACACATTAACATGATAACCCGCATCCATTAGATGACCAACAATTGAAGCACCCATTACGCCAGTACCGATAAATCCGATTGTTTTCATACTATTCTCTCCCTTATAGAAATACTGATTACAGTATAGCACTCGTTCGACCTTAGTTCAGTTAGAATTTTCATTAATAAGCCATAAAAATAAAGCACTTCAAAAGACTTAACGTCTTCTGAAGTGCTTTTGTTTATTTTGCAGTATATTGTTCAACTAGTTTGATAACTTCTTCTGCTGAAGTGCATTCGTTAAGTGCTTTTTCACTTAATTCTTTCATCTCAGTTGAATCAAGTTCAGTTAATAGACTACGTGTTTTAAGAATGCTAGTTGCACTCATTGAAAACTCGTCAAGTCCAAGTCCAACAAGAATCGGCACAGCGATTTGATCTCCAGCCATTTCTCCACACATACCAGCCCACTTGCCTTCTTTATGCGCTGCATCAATAACATTCTTGATTAAGCGTAAAATTGAAGGGTTATATGGTTGGTACAAGTAAGAAACGCGTTCATTCATACGGTCAGCTGCCATTGTATATTGAATCAAATCATTCGTTCCAATACTAAAGAAGTCAACTTCTTTAGCAAACTGATCAGCTAAAACAGCTGCAGCTGGAATTTCAATCATGATACCAACTTGAATGTCATTAGAAACTTCAATACCATTTTCAACTAATTTTGCTTTTTCTTCTTCTAGAATGGCTTTCGCGCTTCTAAATTCAGGAAGAGTCGCAATCATAGGGAACATGATTCTCAAAGTCCCGTGAACTGACGCACGAAGTAAAGCACGTAGTTGTGTACGGAAAATCTCATCTTGATCCAAACTTACACGAATCGCTCTGTATCCTAAGAATGGGTTCATTTCATTAGGAAGTTCTAGATATGGAAGTTCTTTATCCCCACCAATATCCATCGTACGTACAACAACAGGTTTTCCATCCATGCCTTCTAGTACTGCTTTATATGCAGTATATTGTTCGTCTTCAGTAGGTAGTTCTTTTGAATCCATATAAAGGAACTCAGTACGGTATAAACCGATTGCTTCGCCACCATTTTCAGTTACACCATTTAAATCTTTAGGTGTTCCGATATTAGCAGCTAACTCAACATGTTTACCGTCTTTAGTTACACTTTTTTCGTCTTTCAAGCGTTCCCATTCAAGTTTTAAAGAAGCAAATTCTTCTGCTTTATCGTTGTAAGCTTTTTTAGTATCTTCAGAAGGATTAACGAATACATCGCCTTCCATTCCATCAACTACTAAAAAGTCACCTTCTGATACAAGTTCCGTAATGTTGTTTGTTCCTACAATTGCAGGAATTTCCAACGAACGAGCCATGATAGCAGAGTGAGACGTACGTCCACCAATATTTGTCACAAAAGCCTTTACAAATTCTTTATTTAACTGAGCAGTATCACTCGGTGTTAGATCTTCTGCAATGATAATAACTTCTTCATCAATAGTTGCAGGAGTTGGAAGTTTTACGCCAAGCAAGTGAGACATTACACGCTTACGCACGTCACGGATATCCGCTGCTCTTTCTTGCATATAAGGGTTATCTTCCATGCCTTCAAACATTGTAATGAACATGTCAGATGTTTTTTGAAAAGCAGCTTCTGCATTAACCTTTTCATCATTGATTACAGTGTTTGTTTGCTCTATCAAGTCAGGATCAGAAAGCACCATAGTATGTGCATCAAAGACTTGCGCCTCTTCTTCTCCAAGTGACTCAGCAGCAATTGATCGTATATTAGCAAGCTCTTCTTTAGCAGTATCAATAGCAGCCTGAAGACGAGTTACTTCAGATTCAACGTCTGAAATCGTCTTTTTCTCAAATGATAAATCAGGTTCTACTAAAAGATACGCTTTAGCTTGAGCGATACCATCACTTGCAGCAATACCAGATACTTGTGATGCCATTATTCAGCCATTCCCTCGTTTTTGATTGTTTGTTCGATTCCTTCGATTGCTTCAGTTTCATCTGCACCTTCAGCAGAGATTGTAACTTCTGCGCCTTGACCTACACCAAGTGACATAACACCCATGATAGATTTCAAGTTTACAGATTTACCTTTGTACTCTAAAGTAATATCTGAGTTATATTTGCTCGCAGTTTGTACCAATAAAGTTGCTGGACGTGCGTGAATACCTGTTTCTGCAGTTACGTTATAGTTGCGTTTTTCCATTGTAAGTTTCCCCTTTACAAATTTAATAGTTTTGAAAATAGTAAAATAACCGTTACCATATAATATACTCAAAAACAGTAAATTTAGGCATAATAAGTCAATTTTACCTTTCTTCCTATACAGATTACCACTTTTCTTAATTACCTACAACTATTTTTTACTATTTAGAGGTATTTATCACTTGAAAGTCAAAATAGGTCAGAGTATAATAAAAGATAGCGATAGGTCAAAATTGGTCAATGCGCTTTTTGCGGATATCTATCTGTGTAATTGATCACCAAAAATCAACTAATCTTTCCAACTGACCTTTTGCTTCTATCCTAGTATACTGTAATTACGATAAATAATAGAAAGGTCGTGACTAGAAATGATTTGTCAAAGATGCATGCAACGAAATGCAACCATTCATTTAACGACAAGTGTTAACGGAAAAAAACGTGAAATAGACTTATGTCAGAAATGTTATAGAGAAATTAAACAACAAGAGGAGCAAAGAAGAATGAATCAAGGAGCGGGACAAGATCCTTTCGGTTTTGGAAACTTCGATGATCTTTTCAAAGCTTTATCACAAAACAATACAGGACCACAAAATCCACAGACACCCCCTACTCAACAGAATTTTAGAGGTAATGGTCAACAACCTCCTCAAAATCCAAATCGTAGAGGTGGGCTTCTAGGCGAATACGGAGTAGATTTAACTCAAATGGCTAAAGAAGGAAAAATCGATCCTGTAATCGGCCGTGATAAAGAAATTGAGCGGGTTATTGAAATCCTTAACCGTAGAACTAAAAACAACCCTGTTTTGACAGGAGAAGCTGGTGTCGGTAAAACAGCTATCGTAGAAGGACTCGCGTTGAAAATTATTAATGACGACGTCCCACAAAAATTATTGAAAAAAGAAGTGATTCGATTAGATGTTGCTTCACTTGTTCAAGGTACAGGTATTCGTGGTCAATTTGAAGAGCGTATGCAGCAATTGATCAAAGAATTAAGAGATGATGATTCCATTATCCTATTTATCGATGAAGTTCATGAATTAGTAGGCGCTGGAACAGCTGAAGGCAGCAGCATGGATGCAGGCAATATCCTGAAACCAGCATTAGCTCGTGGCGAGCTTCAAATGGTAGGCGCAACAACATTAAATGAGTACAGAAAAATAGAGAAAGATCCAGCATTAGAACGTCGTTTACAGCCAGTCCGAGTGAGCGAGCCATCTCTTGAAGAAGCCGTCACTATTCTTAAAGGTATTCAAAAACAATATGAGGATTATCATCACGTTAACTATACGGATAAAGCTATCCAGAGTGCGGTTGAATTGTCTCATCGATATATACAAGACCGTTTCTTGCCAGACAAAGCCATCGATTTACTCGATGAAGCTGGATCTAAAAAGAACTTAACGATACGCACAATTGATCCTGAAGAAATTCAAGAGAAAATTGATGAAGCTGAAAAACAAAAACAAACCGCTCTTCAGCAAGAAGATTACGAAAAAGCAGCTTTCTACCGTGATCAAGTAACGAAACACAAAGAAATGATGAATCAGCAAACTCCAGAATCTGATTTGCCTGTTATTACTGAAAAAGATATGGTGCATATTATTGAACAGAAAACAGGTATTCCAGTCGGAGAACTGAAAGAAAAAGAACAAGAGCAATTAAGAGATCTCGATGATTCTCTTCGCAAACACGTTATTGGTCAAGATGATGCCGTTGAAAAAGTAGCTAAATCTATTCGAAGAAATCGAATCGGATTGAGACAAAAAAATAGACCAATTGGTTCATTCTTATTTGTAGGACCAACTGGTGTTGGTAAAACGGAATTAGCTAAAACATTAGCCTTGGAGTTATTCGGAAGTAAAGATTCATACGTTCGCTTAGATATGAGTGAATTTATGGAGAAACACAGCACTTCCAAACTGATTGGCTCTCCTCCTGGTTATGTAGGATATGAAGAAGCTGGACAGTTGACCGAAAAAATACGTCGAAATCCATATAGCTTAATACTCGTGGATGAAGTTGAAAAAGCCCACCCCGACGTTCTTCATATGTTCCTACAGATTCTGGATGATGGACGTTTAACAGATGCTCAAGGTCGTACCGTGAACTTTAAGGAAACCATTATCATTATGACAAGTAACGCTGGGACAACGAATGTTGAATCAAGTGTAGGTTTTGGTGCTCAAATCAGCGGACGTCAGCATTCACTTTTAAACAATCTAGGGGAATTCTTTAAACCAGAATTCTTGAACCGATTAGATGGTATTGTTGAGTTCCATTCATTATCCAAAGAACATTTGCTGGAAATCGTTACGTTGATGTTAGAAGATATTAATACAGCACTTAAACAACATAATATTACAGTTACAGTGGATGATGCTGCAAAAGAAAGATTAGTGGATCTTGGTTACGATCCTAAAATGGGTGCGCGTCCACTCCGTAGAGTGATTGAAGAGCAAATCGAAGATAAAGTTGCTGAGTTTTATCTAAACAATCCTCAAGTCGGAAATATTATGGCTACGGTAGACGATTCAAATTCAATCGTCATTACCCAATATTCTGAAGAATCTTCGACTCCATCCGAAACGATTGAAACAAAAAATGATGATTCTGAATCTTCTGAAGAAACAGATGAATAAGATATAAACACAAAAACGCACCTCCGTTCAAACTGCAATTGTGCAGTAACGGAGGTGCGTTTTCTATTTTATAGTAATGAAGTTAATTCAACTCCAGGATATTTGTCGCTGAACCATCTTTCTGCAAATTGATTTTCAAACAAGAACAACGGTCGATCAAAACGGTCTCTAACTAGCATATTTCTGCTAGATCCCATATTTTCATCTAGTTGTTCAGGATCAATCCATCGAGCGATTCTACTACCAATGGAAGTCATGACGACTTCAGAATTGTATTCATTCAGCATACGATGCTGGAACACCTCAAACTGCAATTGTCCTACTGCACCGATAATATATGTTTCCGTATGGAACGACTTATATAATTGAATCGCACCTTCTTGCACTAATTGATTAATTCCTTTGTGAAAAGACTTTTGTTTCATAACGTTTTTAGCTTCCACTTTAACGAATAATTCAGGGGTGAACTGAGGAAGACTTTCAAAATTAATTTCCTGTTTACCTTCATAGATCGTATCGCCTATCTGGAAGTTCCCAGTGTCATAAAGGCCAATAATATCTCCTGCTACAGCTCCTTTAACACTTTCTCTATTCTCAGCCATAAATTGAGTAGAATTAGATAGTCTCATTTTTTTATCTGTACGAGATAAAGTTACATCAATACCTCTTTCAAACTCGCCTGAACAAATTCGGACAAAAGCGATACGGTCACGATGTTTAGGATCCATATTAGCTTGTATTTTGAATACAAATCCTGAAAATTCTTCTTTAGTAGGTGCAACTTCGTTCCCATCTACATCCGTATGTCCTACAGGCGCTGGAGCAAATTGCAAGAACGTTTCTAAAAACGTTTGAACTCCAAAATTTGTCAAAGCTGAGCCAAAGAATACTGGTGTCAACTCTCCATCTAGAATCGCTTCTTTAGAAAATTCATTTCCTGCTTCTTTTAAAAGCAATGCTTCTTCAAGAACCTGATCATATAAACTTTCATTTTTTAAAGCATGTTCCTCTTCGATTTCTCCCTCTTCATTAAGTGGAATAAATCGATTCCCTTGATTTGATTCTTCTGGGCGGAACATTTCAATACGGTTATGGAACAAATCATATAGGCCAAGGAAGTTTTTCCCAGATCCAATCGGCCAGTTCATCGGGTAAGCATCAATTTCAAGAACCTCTTCAAGTTCTTCAACGAGTTCAAGCGGCTCTCTACCATCTCTATCCAGTTTGTTCATAAATGTAAAGATTGGGATACCCCGCATTCTACAAACTTTAAATAATTTTTTTGTCTGCTCTTCTATACCTTTGGCACTATCTACTACCATGACAGCAGCATCAACGGCCATCAATGTACGGTAGGTATCTTCAGAAAAATCCTCGTGTCCTGGAGTATCCAAAATATTGATTCTTTTTTCATCATAATCAAATTGCATAACCGAACTGGTTACAGAGATTCCACGTTGCTTTTCAATTTCCATCCAATCGGATTTTGCAAATTTACCAGATTTCTTTGCCTTAACAGTACCTGCTTGTCTGATTGCACCACCAAATAGTAGTAATTGCTCTGTGATGGTCGTTTTACCAGCATCCGGATGCGAAATAATCGCAAAGGTTCTTCTAGATTCTACTTCTTTTTTTAATTGTTTGTTTTCATTTACTTCTGTCGACATAGTAACTCCTTCTTCTATCAAGCATCATTAAGTTTATCTTATTCATTATTTCGTCAGTGTTATTTTCTTTTCTTTGTTGATTTTCAGTATATAAAGTAACACAGTTTTAATGATCGCAAAAACTGGAACACCAATCAACATCCCTAATAGTCCAGCAATATTGGCAGAAGCCAACAAGATCAAAATGACGGTAAGCGGATGAACGGAAAGTGACTTCCCTACTAGGAAAGGTGTAAACAGATTACCATCTAATTGTTGAACAATCAGAACAAATATCGCTGCAAGCACTGCTTTTCCTGGTGAGTCTATTAATCCTACTACGATAGCCGGACCAGCTCCAATGAACGGACCAACATAGGGAATAAAATTGGTGATTGCTGCAAATACTGACAAGAGTAAAGCGAAAGGAAACTGAGCAATTGAATACATGATGAATAGTAATATTCCAACAAGTAAAGAAGCCATCCCTTTTCCACTTATATAACTTGCAATCGTCTCGTTTATTTTCAATGCTAATTCTTTTGTATTTTTCTTGTATGGTTCTGGACTGATTTTTTCTAAATATCCTGGAAATCTATGACCGTCATATAGCATGTAAAATAAAATGACAGGTACTGTGATAAAGGTGAAAAAGAAATCAGTCAGACTTTGAAGGAAACTTCCTACACTGGTCATCATACCTCCTAAAAATCCTGATGATAGATTTCTGAGCCAAGTTTCGATATTCAGAAGAATTTCATTGAAATCCACCTGATCCATCCACGGCTCGTCCCCTAGTTTTCTAAAATAAAAATCTAGTTCATTTATAAAATCTGGAATCCCCGCAATTAAAGAACTCGTTTGTTCAATTAAGATAGGCAGACCTAGAAATACCGTCAGTACAACCAATCCCACTAAAAAAATCATAACGAGTGCGACTCCAAATATTCTTTTCACTCTTATTTTTTCAAGCCCTTTGACTATAGGGTTCAATAGATAAAATAAAAACCCTGCTAT
Coding sequences within:
- the rsfS gene encoding ribosome silencing factor, translated to MTKTAEQILEFVVKAADDKLSEEIVALDMRGVSLLADYFVVTHGNNERQISAITEAIKDAAEENQVEVRNVEGKDGGNWILIDLGEVIVHLFNQEEREFYQLERLWTDAPFVDVSNWTE
- the yqeK gene encoding bis(5'-nucleosyl)-tetraphosphatase (symmetrical) YqeK, coding for MTLKLKTVTYSNAYIDLSREELLEQVSQVMSDKRFTHVKGVEQAALELAERYGANLEQVSIAALLHDFAKEQSDEEMRDIIISENMDLELLQYGNNIWHGPVGAVVVRNQFSIQDQDILDAIRHHTVGSPHMGIVEQIIYLADYIEPNRTFKGVDKARKLAEIDMEKGIAYATFKTLKHLLNKNVKIYPKAIETYNAWVVQKQEELHD
- a CDS encoding nicotinate-nucleotide adenylyltransferase, which encodes MSEKLSKVIEPQVMFESTLLDERKKVGILGGTFNPPHLGHLIIADQVKNQLGLEKILFLPSAEPPHAQGKKTIDAKHRVKMVEQAIAERPDFEVELSEIQRGGKSYTYDTIRRLTEENPEIDYYFIIGADMVENLPTWYKVEELINLIQFVAVNRPSYSVETEYPLIFIDVPNIEISSSLVRQKIMDHCSVNYLIPDSVIQYIEKEGLYDIET
- the yhbY gene encoding ribosome assembly RNA-binding protein YhbY; the protein is MKLTGKQKRFLRAQANEMSPIFQIGKNGLTEEMVAEFEESIENRELMKVQLLQNTDLEPKEAKAFIEDHSSIDVVQTIGKVLVLFKPSKKEKYQAYSTRLPRSN
- the yqeH gene encoding ribosome biogenesis GTPase YqeH: MNESNDTDMICIGCGAVLQSEHDNKAGFLPQSVINNIDEDQEVYCKRCFRLRHYNEVQDVELTDADFLNMLHEISDKKALIINIVDIFDFNGSFIPGIQRFAGNNPVILVGNKTDLLPKSLKEGKMRQWLTERAHEAGLHPKAVFLTSAVKADSVEALMKMIDKERNGQDVYVVGTTNVGKSTLINQIIKLATDTEDVITTSYFPGTTLGKIEIPLDDNHVLVDTPGIIQSSQIAHYLTPKELKYVTPRKEIKPKVYQLNEEQTLFLGGLARFDYIKGNGKQPFVCYLSNELTIHRTKLEKADDLYARQKGAVLTPPFEESLDTLPELKRFEFMIKEPTDLVFSGLGWISIEHAGTKVAGWAPKGVDIIIRKSLI
- a CDS encoding YqeG family HAD IIIA-type phosphatase, whose amino-acid sequence is MLNSFKPTWMVNSIYQITPEQLKKKNIKVVLTDLDNTLIAWNNPEATEETLEWIELMKKSGIHVVIISNNKRKRVGKVATLLELDFIPNAMKPLQKGFKQAQAQFDMTKDEILMVGDQIITDIKGANHAGIRSVLVKPILDSDAWNTRFNRFIELKIMNYLIKKDPDMKWRNSIHERV
- a CDS encoding YkuJ family protein, with the protein product MKPSQLIPIIRRLDAMREDESDEVQVRRFEKDGKEQCIVRYDKASRMYELEDRTSAQTYEFDNIDYVAVEILELVQPATSTED
- a CDS encoding pyridoxal phosphate-dependent aminotransferase: MDMTNLHQLFNAQTQEIEISGIRLFDEKIASIDGLIKLTLGQPDFPTPQHVKDAGIEAIKNNLSFYTGMAGELRLREAVANFMKVKYNISYDPQSEILSTVGATEALAASLLAILNPGDKVLIPSPFFSLYEPLVILGKAEPVYIDTTGNDFILSPEMIQEAMSIHGDKVKAIILNYPTNPTGVTWNREEVIAIANTLKQYPDVFAISDEIYSELVYEGSHISLGEYLFDQTIVVNGLSKSHAMTGWRLGFTLAPKAITQQIIKVHQYLVTSASSITQYAGIEALENGMDDALPMREEYKKRRDYIYEIMHRLGFEIAKPNGAFYIFAKIPEGYIQNSFDFCYDLAQKAKVGFIPGVAFGKAGEGFVRLSYASSMAEIEEAMHRLTKYMEQPSVN